Proteins found in one Agaribacterium sp. ZY112 genomic segment:
- the hisH gene encoding imidazole glycerol phosphate synthase subunit HisH, whose translation MSSVAIIDYGMGNLHSVASALHRVAPDVDVQVTADHEVVKRADRVIFPGVGAIRDCMAEIRRLGFDKLVADEIASGKPLLAICVGMQALMQRSEENGGIDCLGHFDGSVEFFSNNDVFQASSAQSKLKVPHMGWNQVEQVLDHPMWQGIENNCRFYFVHSYFVHLQQQGIESGRSHYGLGFTTAVAKGNVFATQFHPEKSHDAGLQLLKNFVAWDGKF comes from the coding sequence ATGAGTAGTGTAGCTATCATCGATTACGGCATGGGTAACCTACATTCAGTTGCCTCTGCTTTACACAGAGTTGCGCCAGATGTTGATGTGCAGGTAACGGCGGATCACGAGGTTGTTAAACGCGCCGATCGAGTTATCTTTCCTGGTGTGGGTGCTATTCGTGATTGTATGGCTGAAATTCGTCGGCTTGGTTTTGACAAGCTTGTAGCTGATGAGATTGCTAGCGGTAAACCTTTACTTGCGATTTGTGTTGGCATGCAAGCTTTAATGCAACGCAGCGAAGAAAATGGTGGTATTGACTGCTTGGGCCACTTCGATGGAAGTGTTGAATTTTTCAGTAATAACGATGTATTCCAAGCAAGTTCAGCACAAAGCAAATTAAAAGTACCTCATATGGGCTGGAACCAAGTTGAGCAAGTACTTGATCACCCTATGTGGCAAGGCATAGAGAATAACTGCCGTTTTTATTTTGTTCATAGCTATTTTGTCCACTTGCAACAGCAAGGCATAGAAAGTGGTCGCAGCCACTACGGTTTGGGTTTCACCACCGCAGTTGCTAAAGGCAATGTATTTGCAACTCAGTTTCACCCTGAGAAAAGCCACGATGCAGGCTTGCAGCTATTAAAGAATTTTGTTGCTTGGGACGGTAAGTTCTAA
- a CDS encoding prenyltransferase: MSITANISKQLEQSYSYIRSCQLSNGAILWFKNGKLDPWDHCEALMALSIAKDFEASLRAFDWLQDNQNSNGTWYAAYVFETEQTNKLGTNAPVQASTKPPAQTNKPTEKDLNKIETNFVAYPATALWHYWLCSNDKNHVEKYWPTIERAINYVCLQQNQEGDIQWACSELEALPNDALITACSSILRSLECAIKLSHLVDQQNKHWQQAYQKLKTCLRNKPWRFDRSWPSKDRFSMDWFYPVLSGALNQEEAQLRLKKDWKKFVEPGLGCRCVSDEPWMTVAESCELVIALVAAGRTQEAEAMFGDLLKWQDTDGGFWTGYQYANQNIWPLEKPSWTAAAIILAADALWQLSPAHTLFTQTEAKTSPVKES; encoded by the coding sequence ATGAGCATCACTGCTAATATATCCAAGCAATTAGAGCAAAGCTACAGCTATATAAGAAGCTGCCAACTCAGTAACGGTGCGATCTTATGGTTTAAAAATGGCAAGCTAGACCCTTGGGATCACTGCGAAGCGTTAATGGCGCTAAGCATTGCTAAAGATTTCGAGGCCAGTCTGCGCGCCTTTGACTGGCTGCAAGATAATCAAAACAGCAATGGAACTTGGTATGCAGCCTATGTTTTTGAAACAGAGCAAACAAATAAACTAGGAACAAATGCTCCTGTTCAGGCTTCCACTAAGCCCCCAGCACAAACCAATAAGCCAACAGAAAAAGATTTAAACAAAATAGAAACAAACTTTGTTGCCTACCCAGCTACCGCACTTTGGCATTACTGGCTATGCAGTAACGATAAAAATCACGTTGAGAAATACTGGCCCACAATAGAGAGGGCGATTAATTATGTCTGCTTGCAACAAAATCAAGAAGGCGACATTCAGTGGGCCTGCTCAGAGCTCGAAGCCTTGCCAAATGATGCATTGATCACTGCTTGCAGCTCCATTCTTCGCAGCCTTGAATGCGCCATTAAACTCAGCCACTTAGTGGACCAACAAAACAAACACTGGCAACAAGCCTACCAAAAACTAAAAACATGCTTACGTAACAAGCCCTGGCGCTTTGATCGCAGCTGGCCCAGCAAAGACCGTTTTAGCATGGACTGGTTTTACCCCGTGTTATCAGGAGCCCTAAACCAGGAAGAAGCACAACTTAGATTAAAGAAAGATTGGAAGAAGTTTGTTGAACCTGGGCTTGGTTGTCGCTGTGTAAGTGATGAACCTTGGATGACCGTTGCGGAAAGCTGTGAACTGGTGATAGCACTAGTGGCCGCTGGCAGGACACAAGAAGCAGAGGCGATGTTTGGCGATTTATTAAAGTGGCAAGATACAGACGGGGGCTTTTGGACGGGTTACCAATATGCCAACCAAAACATCTGGCCTTTAGAAAAGCCGAGCTGGACAGCCGCAGCTATCATTCTAGCCGCTGATGCACTATGGCAGCTCAGCCCTGCACACACACTCTTTACTCAAACCGAAGCCAAAACCAGCCCTGTAAAAGAAAGCTAA
- a CDS encoding class I SAM-dependent methyltransferase, whose translation MSLSDYRPEKGFLAELEGQALYSAGLEVGHLGPLLELGSYCGLSTVFLGSASKATGNTLYALDHHRGSEEHQVGELYHDADLYDPVLKHMNSFPEFCRTLAKAELENTVIPVIASSEQALRHWATPLALVFIDGGHSEQMAMDDCMGWSQHVLVGGILAIHDIYPSPEEGGQGPRLAMEAVLAGADFELIEQVGSLAFLRRL comes from the coding sequence ATGAGTTTGTCTGATTATAGGCCAGAAAAAGGTTTTTTAGCTGAGCTAGAAGGACAGGCTTTATATAGCGCTGGGCTAGAGGTCGGGCACTTAGGGCCTCTGTTGGAGCTGGGTTCTTATTGTGGCTTATCAACCGTGTTTTTAGGTTCAGCTTCTAAGGCCACAGGTAATACACTTTACGCTTTGGATCATCATCGAGGCTCTGAAGAGCATCAGGTGGGTGAGCTCTATCACGATGCGGATCTTTACGATCCAGTATTAAAGCATATGAATAGTTTCCCTGAGTTTTGCCGAACTTTAGCTAAGGCGGAGTTAGAAAATACCGTGATCCCTGTTATAGCTAGCTCAGAACAAGCTTTGCGCCACTGGGCTACCCCTTTGGCTCTGGTGTTTATTGATGGTGGCCACAGTGAACAGATGGCTATGGATGATTGTATGGGCTGGAGCCAGCATGTACTTGTAGGGGGCATACTGGCGATTCATGATATTTACCCAAGCCCAGAAGAAGGCGGGCAAGGCCCTCGCTTAGCAATGGAAGCGGTATTAGCTGGTGCAGACTTTGAGCTGATTGAGCAAGTTGGCTCCTTAGCTTTTTTACGTCGGCTTTAG
- a CDS encoding zinc ribbon domain-containing protein YjdM — MSDTFPPCPQCSSEYSYHDGTLLVCPECGHEWHAGEEVEPELSLKDAVGNTIVEGDRVTLVKDLKVKGSSTVLKVGTKAVIKRIVDGDHDIDCKVDGAGPMMLKSSVVKKA; from the coding sequence ATGAGTGATACCTTCCCCCCTTGTCCGCAGTGTTCATCTGAATATAGCTACCATGATGGCACATTATTGGTTTGCCCTGAGTGCGGACATGAATGGCATGCTGGAGAAGAGGTTGAGCCCGAGCTGTCTTTAAAGGATGCGGTGGGCAATACCATTGTTGAGGGCGACAGGGTGACCTTAGTTAAAGACTTAAAGGTCAAAGGCTCTTCGACCGTTCTTAAGGTGGGTACTAAGGCTGTCATTAAACGCATTGTTGATGGCGATCATGATATTGACTGTAAGGTCGATGGTGCAGGCCCAATGATGCTGAAATCCAGTGTTGTTAAAAAGGCTTAA
- a CDS encoding glycosyltransferase family 4 protein, which translates to MNSTTHINTKSIAPKSKALRIALLGYRSDPFVGGQGIYLHYLSRALTEQGHHLTVFSGPPYPVLDKGIRLIKVPSLDLYAKEKPLRSLRLKHLLSFTDLYEWWSKLSGSFAEPYCFGRRINKLIHAGDFDIVHDNQSLASALLNLEKKGLKVVSTIHHPIHRDRDIALAETDDKGWRTLIKRWYSFLSMQEKVALKLKHIITVSQQSQEDINTFFQRPHKQTKVIFNGVDTELFKPGAEQNSVQLQTAPSLLVTSSSDQALKGIKSLFEALALLVKNFPSLTLHMVGELKKGGANEKLLNTLQLQNHIIFHQRLSTEELVQLYNQSTVVVCPSIYEGFGLPAAEAMACGRAIVSSDGGALPEVIGQAGLIYKAGDSPALAKSIKRLLQDQELRTQLEKKARLRAVSTFSWQQVAHELNHYYQHQVMALD; encoded by the coding sequence ATGAATAGCACAACCCACATAAATACAAAAAGCATCGCGCCCAAATCCAAAGCCTTACGTATTGCCTTATTGGGCTACCGCAGTGACCCCTTTGTTGGCGGCCAAGGTATTTATTTACATTACCTTAGCCGCGCCTTAACCGAACAGGGCCACCATTTAACCGTTTTTAGTGGTCCACCTTATCCTGTATTAGATAAAGGAATCCGGCTAATAAAAGTGCCAAGCCTCGATTTATACGCCAAAGAAAAGCCACTGCGTTCGCTGCGTCTTAAACACTTATTGTCATTTACCGACCTGTACGAATGGTGGAGCAAACTCAGTGGCAGCTTCGCCGAGCCTTACTGCTTTGGCCGACGCATCAATAAACTTATACACGCAGGCGACTTTGATATTGTTCACGACAACCAAAGCCTTGCCAGCGCCTTGCTGAATTTAGAAAAAAAAGGTCTTAAAGTTGTCAGCACTATTCACCACCCCATACATAGAGACCGCGATATTGCGCTAGCAGAAACTGATGATAAAGGCTGGCGAACTTTAATTAAGCGCTGGTATAGCTTCTTGAGCATGCAAGAAAAAGTCGCTCTAAAACTTAAGCACATCATCACTGTTAGCCAGCAAAGTCAGGAAGATATAAACACTTTTTTTCAACGCCCCCACAAACAAACCAAAGTTATTTTTAATGGGGTAGATACCGAGCTGTTTAAACCCGGAGCAGAACAAAATAGTGTTCAACTTCAAACAGCGCCATCCTTATTGGTCACTAGCTCTAGCGACCAAGCACTTAAGGGCATCAAAAGTTTATTTGAGGCACTCGCTCTACTTGTTAAAAACTTCCCTTCTCTGACACTACACATGGTGGGTGAATTAAAAAAAGGAGGCGCAAATGAAAAACTACTCAATACACTTCAACTTCAAAATCATATTATTTTTCACCAGCGTCTAAGTACCGAAGAATTAGTGCAGCTCTACAATCAAAGCACCGTCGTTGTCTGCCCTTCTATTTATGAAGGTTTTGGCTTACCTGCAGCCGAAGCAATGGCCTGTGGCCGAGCCATTGTTAGCAGCGATGGCGGCGCACTACCAGAAGTCATCGGTCAAGCGGGCTTGATTTATAAAGCCGGGGATAGCCCTGCTTTGGCAAAGTCAATTAAACGCCTACTGCAAGATCAAGAATTACGCACACAACTAGAAAAAAAGGCTCGCTTAAGAGCCGTAAGCACATTTAGTTGGCAACAAGTGGCGCATGAACTTAACCATTACTACCAACACCAGGTGATGGCGCTAGATTAA
- the hisB gene encoding imidazoleglycerol-phosphate dehydratase HisB has product MSARTATVSRDTLETQIKVELNLDGTGNAKFDTGVPFLEHMMDQIARHGLIDMDVFCKGDTYIDDHHTVEDIGITFGKAINEALGNKKGIVRYGHSYVPLDGSLSRVVIDFSGRPGLEMDIPFTQKRIGNFDTELFLEFFRGFVNHAQVTLHIDNLRGDNAHHQAETVFKAFGRALRMAMARDERLGDVMPSTKGTL; this is encoded by the coding sequence ATGAGCGCACGTACCGCGACTGTTAGTCGTGACACTCTTGAGACCCAGATTAAAGTTGAGTTAAATCTCGACGGTACTGGTAATGCAAAATTTGATACGGGTGTGCCTTTTTTAGAGCACATGATGGATCAAATTGCGCGTCACGGCCTGATTGATATGGACGTGTTCTGCAAGGGAGATACCTATATTGATGATCACCATACCGTTGAAGATATCGGCATTACCTTTGGTAAGGCTATCAACGAAGCGTTGGGCAACAAAAAAGGCATCGTGCGTTATGGCCATTCATATGTGCCTTTAGATGGCTCTCTCTCGCGAGTTGTGATCGACTTTAGTGGTCGCCCTGGGCTTGAGATGGATATTCCATTTACTCAAAAGCGTATTGGCAATTTTGATACTGAGTTGTTTTTGGAGTTTTTCCGTGGTTTTGTTAATCACGCTCAGGTGACTTTGCACATCGATAACTTGCGTGGTGATAACGCTCATCATCAAGCGGAAACGGTCTTTAAGGCTTTTGGTCGTGCCTTGCGTATGGCAATGGCTCGCGATGAGCGTTTAGGCGATGTAATGCCTTCTACTAAAGGTACGCTATGA
- the cysK gene encoding cysteine synthase A, translating to MIYNTILETIGNTPVVKLNHIGPANQNIFVKVESFNPMASVKDRLAIAIIEDAERRGELKPGQTVVEATSGNTGIALAMVCAAKGYPFVATMVETFSVERRKLMKALGAKVILTPAAKKANYMVEYAEELAQKHGWFLARQFENDANPEYHRNTTAPEILRAFAGHKLDYFVSGWGTGGTITGTGEVLKVARPELKVIAAEPENAAMLNGKEWSPHKVQGWTPNFVPKVLNKEIADQIVTVSDDDAIATAKELATKEGIFCGISSGATLAAALKVAEKAPANSSLLVMLPDTGERYLSTPLFADISEDSDDEWLAQQ from the coding sequence ATGATTTACAACACTATTCTCGAAACCATTGGCAACACCCCCGTGGTCAAGCTCAACCATATTGGCCCAGCCAATCAAAACATCTTTGTAAAAGTTGAGTCATTCAACCCCATGGCATCAGTAAAAGACCGCCTAGCCATTGCCATTATTGAAGATGCCGAACGCCGCGGCGAACTCAAGCCCGGCCAAACCGTTGTCGAAGCAACTTCAGGTAACACTGGCATTGCACTGGCAATGGTTTGTGCCGCAAAAGGCTACCCCTTTGTTGCCACCATGGTTGAGACCTTTTCGGTTGAACGTCGCAAGCTGATGAAAGCGCTTGGAGCAAAAGTGATCCTGACTCCCGCTGCCAAAAAAGCCAATTACATGGTGGAATACGCCGAAGAGCTGGCCCAAAAACACGGTTGGTTTTTAGCTCGTCAATTTGAAAACGACGCCAATCCAGAATACCACCGCAATACTACGGCTCCAGAAATACTGCGCGCCTTTGCCGGCCACAAACTTGATTATTTTGTCAGTGGCTGGGGAACAGGTGGCACCATTACCGGTACAGGTGAAGTACTAAAAGTCGCCCGCCCAGAATTAAAAGTGATTGCCGCAGAACCAGAAAATGCAGCGATGCTCAACGGTAAAGAATGGTCACCACACAAGGTTCAAGGCTGGACACCCAACTTTGTGCCCAAGGTACTCAACAAAGAAATAGCCGATCAAATTGTCACCGTTAGTGATGACGATGCCATCGCCACAGCCAAAGAACTCGCCACTAAAGAAGGCATTTTTTGTGGTATCAGTTCCGGTGCAACCTTAGCCGCTGCTTTAAAAGTAGCCGAGAAGGCCCCCGCCAATAGCAGCCTACTGGTTATGCTTCCAGACACCGGTGAGCGTTACTTAAGCACCCCACTATTTGCAGACATCAGCGAAGACTCTGACGACGAGTGGTTAGCTCAGCAATAG
- a CDS encoding methyltransferase domain-containing protein, whose product METININQLPIKVGDFVLDLGCGEGRHSIASQWHFPKAKIIALDLNIEDLKTAEKKQNEFQPLNSTIYLNASAYQLPFASESLDHIICSEVLEHLDDYQQALKEIQRCLKPGGSLSISVPRWWPERLCWLLSKSYHQVPGGHVRIFKGSDLNKNIRQLGFKQQQHYWAHALHSPYWWLRCLFWRQGEQQWLCRQYHKLLIWDLLKKPALTRQLERLLNPVMGKSIVWQFEKK is encoded by the coding sequence ATGGAAACAATCAATATTAATCAACTGCCAATAAAAGTAGGGGACTTTGTTTTAGATTTAGGTTGTGGCGAAGGCCGACATAGCATTGCAAGCCAGTGGCACTTCCCAAAAGCCAAGATCATTGCTTTAGATCTCAACATAGAAGATTTAAAAACAGCAGAAAAAAAACAGAACGAGTTCCAGCCGCTCAATTCAACTATTTATCTAAACGCCAGTGCCTATCAATTGCCTTTTGCCAGTGAAAGCCTGGATCATATTATTTGCTCAGAAGTCCTTGAGCATCTCGATGACTACCAGCAAGCACTTAAAGAAATACAGCGCTGCCTAAAGCCAGGTGGCAGTTTAAGCATCAGCGTACCACGCTGGTGGCCCGAGCGACTATGCTGGCTGTTAAGCAAGAGCTACCACCAAGTACCCGGTGGTCATGTTCGAATTTTTAAAGGCAGCGACTTAAATAAAAATATACGCCAGCTAGGCTTTAAACAACAGCAGCACTATTGGGCTCACGCTTTACACAGCCCGTATTGGTGGTTACGCTGTCTTTTTTGGAGGCAAGGCGAGCAACAGTGGTTGTGCCGGCAATATCATAAGCTATTGATTTGGGACCTATTAAAAAAACCCGCTCTGACCCGCCAACTTGAAAGGCTATTAAATCCAGTTATGGGGAAAAGTATCGTCTGGCAGTTTGAGAAAAAATAA
- a CDS encoding cold-shock protein has product MSNTVKGTVKWFNESKGFGFIEQESGPDVFAHFSAIVGDGFKTLAEGQAVEFTVTQGQKGPQAENITAL; this is encoded by the coding sequence ATGTCTAACACCGTTAAAGGCACCGTTAAGTGGTTCAACGAATCTAAAGGTTTTGGTTTCATCGAGCAGGAGTCTGGTCCAGACGTTTTCGCTCACTTCAGCGCTATCGTTGGTGACGGCTTCAAAACCCTTGCTGAAGGCCAAGCTGTTGAGTTCACCGTAACTCAAGGCCAGAAAGGTCCTCAAGCTGAGAACATCACAGCTCTATAA